The Bos javanicus breed banteng chromosome 18, ARS-OSU_banteng_1.0, whole genome shotgun sequence genome has a segment encoding these proteins:
- the PLD3 gene encoding 5'-3' exonuclease PLD3: protein MKPKLMYQELKVPAEEPASELPMNEIEAWKAAEKKARWVLLVLILAVVGFGALMTQLFLWEYGDLHLFGPNQRPAPCYDPCEAVLVESIPEGLDFPNASTSNPSTSQAWLGLLAGAHSSLDIASFYWTLTNNDTHTQEASAQQGEEVLRQLQTLAPRGVKVRIAVSKPNGPQPQADLQALLQSGAQVRMVDMQKLTHGVLHTKFWVVDQTHFYLGSANMDWRSLTQVKELGVVMYNCSCLARDLTKIFEAYWFLGQAGSSIPSTWPRPYDTRYNQETPMEICLNGTPALAYLASAPPPLCPSGRTPDLKALLNVVDNARSFIYIAVMNYLPIMEFSHPRRFWPAIDDGLRRAAYERGVKVRLLISCWGHSDPSMRAFLLSLAALRDNHTHSDIQVKLFVVPADDAQARIPYARVNHNKYMVTERATYIGTSNWSGSYFTETAGTSLLVTQNGRGGLRSQLEAVFLRDWDSPYSHDLDAAADSVGNACRLL from the exons ATGAAGCCTAAACTGATGTACCAGGAG CTGAAGGTGCCTGCTGAGGAACCTGCCAGCGAACTGCCCATGAATGAGATCGAGGCATGGAAAGCTGCAGAAAAG AAAGCTCGTTGGGTCCTTCTGGTCCTTATCCTGGCAGTTGTGGGCTTCGGTGCCCTGATGACTCAGCTGTTTCTATGGGAATACGGCGACTTGCATCTCTTTGGGCCCAATCAGCGCCCAGCCCCCTGCTATGACCCTTGCGA agCAGTGCTGGTGGAGAGCATTCCCGAGGGCCTGGACTTCCCCAATGCCTCCACGAGCAACCCCTCCACCAGCCAGGCCTGGCTGGGCCTGCTCGCTGGTGCCCACAGCAGCCTGGACATTGCCTCCTTCTACTGGACTCTCACCAACAATGACACCCACACTCAGGAAGCCTCTGCTCAGCAG GGCGAGGAGGTCCTCCGGCAGCTGCAGACTCTGGCACCCCGAGGTGTGAAGGTCCGCATTGCTGTGAGCAAGCCCAAtgggccccagccccaggcagacCTACAGGCGCTGCTACAGAGCG GTGCCCAGGTCCGCATGGTGGACATGCAGAAGCTGACCCATGGCGTCCTGCATACCAAGTTCTGGGTGGTGGACCAGACCCACTTCTACCTCGGCAGTGCCAACATGGATTGGCGCTCCCTGACCCAG GTCAAGGAGCTGGGTGTGGTCATGTACAACTGCAGCTGCCTAGCTCGAGACCTGACCAAGATCTTCGAGGCCTACTGGTTCCTGGGCCAGGCGGGCAGCTCCATCCCATCAACCTGGCCCCGGCCTTACGACACCCGCTACAATCAAGAGACTCCAATGGAAATCTGCCTCAACGGAACCCCTGCTCTGGCCTACCTGGCG AGTGCACCCCCACCGCTGTGTCCGAGTGGCCGCACCCCAGACTTGAAGGCCCTGCTCAACGTGGTGGACAACGCCCGGAGTTTCATCTACATCGCAGTCATGAACTACCTGCCCATCATGGAGTTCTCCCACCCACGCCG GTTCTGGCCTGCCATTGACGACGGGCTGCGGCGGGCTGCCTATGAGCGGGGCGTCAAGGTACGCCTGCTGATCAGCTGCTGGGGACACTCTGACCCCTCGATGCGGGCCTTCCTGCTCTCCCTGGCTGCCCTGCGTGACAACCACACCCACTCCGACATCCAGGTG AAACTCTTTGTGGTCCCTGCGGACGATGCCCAGGCCCGAATCCCTTATGCCCGCGTCAACCATAACAAGTACATGGTGACTGAACGGGCCACCTACATCG GAACCTCCAACTGGTCTGGCAGCTACTTCACCGAGACGGCAGGCACCTCGCTGCTGGTGACACAGAACGGGCGGGGTGGCCTGCGGAGCCAGCTGGAGGCCGTGTTCCTGAGGGACTGGGACTCCCCTTATAGCCATGACCTTGACGCTGCCGCCGACAGCGTGGGCAACGCCTGTCGCCTGCTCTGA
- the HIPK4 gene encoding homeodomain-interacting protein kinase 4 has protein sequence MGCHSLVQGIFPTQGSNPLLLHWQVDYLPEPPGKPSALRTRSRLLSLTLKILCNLASLYSRCPLPRAATGRGRGFLNTDIPTNTPAWEACSSSPLFRNVPLLSAQGPCSGSLLFRPFTSPASPGFRPWAGEGGALPGTPPPHSSQGLRSPTIEPEPLSNAGTHSGGPGAPRPKPGGLWGRGAAPGRLTVWPRGLGVAREVGANLAGQGTSAVLFPPLWGPRGQRQGGRPRRQSPWSRGGSRPASRGRGTMATIQSETDCYDIIEVLGKGTFGEVAKGWRRSTGEMVAIKILKNDAYRNRIIKNELKLLRCMRGLDPEEAHIIRFLEFFHDALKFYLVFELLEQNLFEFQKENNFAPLPARHIRTVTLQVLRALARLKELAIIHADLKPENIMLVDQTRCPFRVKVIDFGSASIFSEVRYVKEPYIQSRFYRAPEILLGLPFCEKVDVWSLGCVMAELHLGWPLYPGNNEYDQVRYICETQGLPKPHLLHAARKAHHFFKRNPHPDAANPWQLKSLADYLAETKVRPLERRKYMLKSLDQIETVNGVGAASRLTFPDREVLAEHADLKSMVELIKRMLTWESHERISPSAALRHPFVSMQQLRSTHETTRYYQLSLRSCRLSLQVEGKPPTSVLAAAEDGPPYYRLAEEEAAMGLGSTGGSGPFFREEKAPGMQRAIDQLDDLSLQEVGRGLWGETHADVVPDVLAPLKAAAVGRRLPESSPEPILAFYGTRLVGRHKVRKAPAGSKSDSNFSNLIRLSQASPEDDAPCRASGWAEGERLGASAEPPVIPQRDGDGPDIKDMTMDAESPGPELFDPNSCPGEWLSEPDWTLEGLRGPRVQGLPPRHAHPHGPPRATSFLQHVGGHH, from the exons atgggttgccattcccttgtccaggggatttttccaacccagggatcaaacccacttctcttgcattggcaggtggattatttaccagagccaccagggaagcccagtgctcTCAGAACAAGGTCCAGACTCCTTAGCCTGACACTCAAGATCCTTTGCAACCTGGCCTCGCTTTATTCAcgctgccccctccccagggcagcCACAGGCAGGGGCAGGGGTTTTCTGAACACAGACATACCCACAAATACCCCAGCTTGGGAAGCCTGCAGCTCCTCACCTCTGTTTAGGAATGTCCCTTTGCTCTCTGCCCAAGGCCCATGTTCAGGCTCCCTTCTCTTTCGACCTTTCACCTCTCCAGCCTCTCCAGGGTTCCGCCcctgggcgggggaggggggtgccCTACCTGGCACCCCACCCCCCCATTCCAGCCAGGGGCTAAGGTCTCCAACAATAGAACCAGAGCCACTCAGCAACGCTGGAACCCATTCGGGGGGGCCTGGGGCCCCTCGTCCCAAGCCGGGAGGGCTTTGGGGGAGGGGTGCAGCCCCTGGCAGACTCACCGTGTGGCCCAGGGGTCTGGGGGTTGCCAGGGAGGTGGGGGCGAACCTTGCAGGGCAAGGCACGAGTGCGGTCCTTTTTCCCCCACTGTGGGGGCCTCGGGGCCAGCGTCAGGGCGGGAGGCCTCGGAGGCAGAGCCCGTGGAGCAGGGGTGGCAGCAGGCCGGCGTCCAGAGGCAGGGGCACCATGGCCACCATCCAGTCGGAGACTGACTGCTACGACATCATCGAGGTGCTGGGCAAGGGCACCTTCGGGGAGGTGGCCAAGGGCTGGCGGCGAAGCACAGGCGAGATGGTGGCCATCAAGATCCTGAAGAACGACGCCTACCGTAACCGGATCATCAAGAACGAGCTGAAGCTGCTGCGCTGCATGCGGGGCCTGGACCCCGAGGAGGCCCACATCATCCGCTTCCTTGAGTTCTTCCATGATGCCCTCAAGTTCTACCTGGTCTTCGAGCTGCTGGAGCAAAACCTTTTCGAATTCCAGAAGGAGAACAACTTCGCGCCCCTCCCCGCCCGCCACATCCGCACGGTCACCCTGCAGGTGCTCCGGGCCCTGGCCAGGCTCAAGGAACTAGCCATCATCCACGCTGATCTCAAGCCTGAGAACATCATGCTGGTGGACCAGACCCGCTGTCCCTTCAGGGTCAAG GTGATCGACTTTGGCTCGGCCAGCATATTCAGCGAGGTGCGTTACGTCAAGGAACCCTACATCCAGTCCCGCTTCTACCGGGCCCCTGAGATTCTACTGGGGCTGCCCTTCTGTGAGAAGGTGGATGTGTGGTCCCTGGGCTGCGTCATGGCCGAGCTGCACCTGGGCTGGCCCCTCTACCCGGGCAACAATGAGTACGACCAGGTGCGTTACATCTGTGAGACGCAGGGCCTGCCCAAGCCCCACCTGCTGCATGCCGCCCGCAAGGCCCACCACTTCTTCAAGCGCAACCCGCACCCTGACGCCGCCAACCCCTGGCAGCTGAAGTCCTTGGCTGACTACCTGGCTGAGACCAAG GTGCGCCCACTGGAGCGCCGTAAGTACATGCTCAAGTCACTGGACCAGATCGAGACAGTGAACGGCGTCGGGGCAGCCAGTCGGCTGACCTTCCCGGACCGCGAGGTGCTGGCGGAGCACGCCGATCTCAAGAGCATGGTGGAGCTGATCAAGCGCATGCTGACCTGGGAGTCGCACGAACGGATCAGCCCCAGTGCTGCCCTGCGCCACCCCTTCGTGTCCATGCAGCAGCTGCGCAGCACCCACGAAACCACCCGCTACTACCAGCTCTCGCTGCGCAGCTGCCGCCTGTCCCTGCAGGTGGAGGGCAAGCCACCCACGTCGGTCTTGGCCGCCGCGGAAGATGGGCCCCCCTACTACCGTCTGGCCGAGGAGGAGGCGGCCATGGGCCTGGGCAGCACAGGGGGCAGCGGGCCCTTCTTCCGAGAGGAGAAGGCCCCCGGCATGCAGAGGGCCATCGATCAGCTGGACGACCTGAGCCTGCAGGAGGTGGGGCGTGGGCTCTGGGGCGAGACTCATGCTGACGTGGTCCCCGACGTGCTGGCCCCGCTCAAGGCTGCCGCTGTGGGCCGCCGGCTGCCCGAGTCCAGCCCTGAGCCCATCCTGGCCTTCTACGGCACCCGCCTGGTGGGCCGCCACAAGGTCCGCAAGGCACCGGCAGGCTCCAAGTCTGACTCCAACTTCAGCAACCTGATCCGGCTGAGCCAGGCCTCACCTGAGGACGACGCCCCGTGCAGGGCCAGTGGCTGGGCAGAAGGAGAGCGCCTTGGGGCCTCTGCCGAGCCGCCTGTCATCCCACAGCGTGACGGGGATGGGCCAGACATCAAGGACATGACCATGGATGCTGAG AGTCCAGGCCCTGAGCTCTTCGACCCCAACAGCTGTCCTGGGGAATGGCTGAGTGAGCCAGACTGGACGCTGGAGGGCCTCAGGGGGCCACGGGTTCAGGGGCTCCCGCCACGCCACGCCCACCCACATGGTCCACCCCGGGCCACCAGCTTTCTGCAGCACGTCGGCGGGCACCACTGA